One window of Nicotiana tomentosiformis chromosome 11, ASM39032v3, whole genome shotgun sequence genomic DNA carries:
- the LOC138901303 gene encoding uncharacterized protein: MFKNYSELSEVLSDVRHRDLEFKEAYWVFLEVFPMKGIMQFGEKGKLSLRYARPYGIIQRIGRVAYNLELPAEMSLLHPMFHVSMLKKVVGDPSLIVPVETIEVNEELTYVEIPVTILDRQVRKLRNKEIASVKVLWQNQ; encoded by the coding sequence ATGTTTAAAAACTACTCAGAGCTGTCAGAAGTCCTATCAGATGTGCGTCATAGGGACTTGGAGTTCAAAGAGGCTTATTGGGTATTCTTAGAGGttttccccatgaagggtataatgcagtTTGGTGAGAAAGGGaagttgagtctgaggtatgCCAGACCGTATGGAATAATTCAGAGAATTGGTCGGGTGGCTTACAATCTTGAACTACCTGCAGAGATGTCTTTACTGCACCcgatgtttcatgtatccatgttgaagaaggtggttggagacccATCGCTTATCGttccagttgagactattgaggttaatgaagaattgacttatgtaGAAATTCCAGTcaccattcttgataggcaggtccgaaagctgagaaataaagaaattgcctccgtgaaagtgctatggcaaaaccaaTAG